The DNA window TCGACAATCATCCGCGCACCACAGTCCATGGTGAAGCTGACCAAGCCCGTCGCGACCTCGACCGTCGAGCCTTCATGCAGCACTCCGTTCGATGCGACGTCGTCCTCGCCTCCGGACACACTCCATGCGGAGCCTGCGGGAGCCTCGATCGTGACGACGAGCGGCGGCTCCTGCCGGAGCGTGATGAAGGCCGCGACAAGCGCGGTGATGAGCAAAATCGCCGCGGCAGCGACCAGCGAGTTGGCAAACAGACGCCCCGCGGGTTTCGGCTCCGCAATCCTTGACGGGCAGCCGTCGAGCTCGGCACGGGAGGCCGCTTCCTGATGCATCGCTCCGACGAAGGCCATGTGCCGGCAGTAGCGTCGGAGGACGACCGGATCGTCGACCAGCAATCGCATCAGCAAGGCATGGTCCTGCGAGGAGATCCCTCCGTCCTCGAGGTCCTGGAAAAGCTGTTCGATCTGGCGGGGTGAGGGGTTCATGTCGCCACGGGCCCGTCGTCGGAGCCGAGTTCACGTTCGATGCACTTCTTCAACGCCGCGCGGATGCGGAAGAGCTGAACCTTGAGCACGCCGACCGAGTGGCCGGTGGAAACCGCGAAGTCCTGCAGGCGCGTCTTGTGCCAGTAGCGGTGCTGGATCAGCTCGCGCTCCTTGTCCTTCAATTTCCCGATGCAGCAATGGAGCGCCGCCAGGCGCCCTTCTTCTCCAGGCTTCGAAAGCAGATCCTCCATCTCGTCGGCAACCAGTTCCGCGGCATTTTCATCCAGCGTCACCCACCGCCGCGTCCGCAACGACGTGCGGTAACTCATCGCCTGGAAGCGCGCGACCGTCAGCGCCCATGACTTGAAGCACGTGCCGAGCTCGAAGGAATCGCGTTTGCGCCAGATGACCGAGTTCGTTTCCTGGATGACGTCGTCGACCCCGGGTGCGCCCGGCAGGAGCGAGATGATGAACGAGCGGATCACCCCCTGATGGTCGGCAATCAGGTGCACGAACTGTTCCTCCTGCTCGGGTGTCATGGCGCTCAATAAGGAATACGGAAAATGGGGGAAGGTTAACCGGGAAATGATTCTGAGGCTCTCAACCCGAACGAATCCGGGGGATTGAGAAAATCTTTCACCCGTTTGTTAACCTTCCCTTCCGTGCCTATATTGGGAATCGGCGAATCGTCACGAAAGTGGCGCAACCGACTCAAAAAACCGAACCAACCCATGAAAAACCTGATTTTCGGCCTCGGGGCCGCGGGGTGCCTCACCCTCGTCTCGAACAGCCAGACCATTTACTTCGTCGATGCCGACGAGAGCAACGTCCTGATCGGAGGCGCTGCGCTCAACCCCGGCGTCAATTACACCGTCCCTGGCCGCACGAATGGAGACAACCTCTGGGGCTACGACAACGACTCCAACTTCGCCAATCCAACTCCAACCGGTGGGGCGGTTTGGGAAGGCAGCACCAATGACAACGTCGATGAGCTGAGCCAGACGATCACCGGCCTTACGCCCGGCGCGATCTACGTCATCTACGCGCTTGGCTGGACCGCCGGCAGCACCTGGGACATGGCCGCGGGGCTGACCTCGGGGAGCCTGACCGACTATCGCGACGGGCCCGCTGGCGAGTATTTCGCGCTTGGGAACCGCTTTACCTCGTACGCAACACCGGTGGTGATCAACCAGGCCGACATCTTCGGTGAAACGAAGTTCTTCAGTCCGACGATCGAGGTCGGCGAAGGCAACCGTGCGGCCTACATCGTCCGGCTCGGAGTAGCCGTGCCTCCCCCGAGCGGCGAGGTGACCGGCTACATCGACACCTACGCAGGCGGCGAAAGGACCTGGTTCGACGGCCTGGCCTACGAGGAGCTTCCTCCGGGTGACGACGAGGACGGCGACGGCCTGACCAACAGCGACGAGGTCAATGTCCACGGGACTGATGTCCTCAACCCCGACACTGACGGCGACGGCTTCGATGACGGCACCGAAGTGGCCGCTGGCAAACTTCCCACCGACGACACCTCGTTCCCCGACGCCGCGGAGTCGAAGACCTACGTCGACGCCAACACCGGCAACACGACCTTGGCCGACGGCACGCCCTACACGCCGGAACCGGAAGGCGTGCCGAGTCCCGATAACCTCTGGGAACTGCGCGACAGCGGTGGCGCCGGATTCGGCAACGACGGCAGCGTTTACGAATCCTGTGGTGATGGGGGCGAAGACGCGCCTCGACTCCGGACCACAATCACCGGCCTGACCGCCTACAAGGTTTACCAAGTCTACGGAAACTTCTGGGGCCCGAACAACGCGACGTGGCGCTTTGAGGGCAGCCTCGACAATCCATCCGGAGCCCTCACCCGATTCATCGGCAACGACGGCTTCGGGTCGGGATTCACCCACGCGCCGCCGATCAACATCGGGGCGGACGGCCTGGGTTCCTTCACCGATCCGCCGCTTGACGGGCATTCCGATGTGAACGGCTTCGACGACAACCTCTTCTTCACCAACAACGCCCCGAATGTGTTGATCGAGGAGGGCAACCGCGACCTGTATCTGGCCGACCTCGGTTTCGCCTTCAGCGGTGCCGCCGGAGAGATCGATGTCTACATCGACGACTTCGCCGGCGCCAGCAGCTCCAACCGGACTTGGTACGACGGCGTCTCCTACATCGAGCGCACCCTGATCGCCGGAGATGACGAGGATGGCGACGGCATCAACAACGGCGACGAGCTCAACGGCTCGCTGAACGGCTCATTCGGCAGCACGCCGACCAATCCCTTCGTTGCTGACACCGACGGCGACCTGATCAGCGACGCGGATGAAATGAACGCCGCGCCGCCCACGGACCCGAACGATGTCGCCAGCCTTCCACCCGGAACCGACGGCGACGGCGACAACCTGACTGCCGGCACCGAACAGGGACTCGCCAACCCGACCGATCCGACGCTCGCCGACACGGATGGCGACGGCTTCACCGACGATGAGGAGGTCGCCTTCGACCCCACCGGCGCGGTCGCCAATGACCCGAACCTCGTCCCGGACGCCGCCGAGTCGAAGACCTACGTCGATGCCCAGCACACGGTTCCCGGAACGAACGGCTACACCACCCTTGCGGACGGTTCACCCTTCACCCCCGAGCCCGAATCCCCTGACCCGGCCGGCAACGACAACCTCTGGCGGCTCCGCGACAACGCCGGTGCCGGATTCGGCAACGGTACCGTTTACGAGTCGAACGGCAACGGGAACGAGGACGCGCCGCGTCTCGCCACGGTCATCACCGGCCTGACTCCGAATACGGTCTATCAGGTCTACGGCAACTTCTGGAGTGCCGCCAGCCAGTCATGGCGCCTCCGCGCCGGCTTCTACGACACCGCAGGCGATCTCGAAGGCTTCGTGGGCAGCCACAACTCCCCTTCGGCGATGACAAGCGCGTCACCGATCAACCGCAACGCCGACGGCCTCGGGTCCGAAACCGCCGCGCCGCTCGACGGCAATGCCGACATCAACGGATTCGACGGCAATTCCTTTTTCACCAACACCACTCCCCTGGTGCTGATCGAGGAAGGCGACCGCGACCTCTACGAGGCCGACCTCGGCTTCCACGTCAGCAACGGCAGCGGCGAGATCACCGTCTTCGTCGATGACTTCGTCAATGGCGGCGGTTTGAGCCGGACCTGGTACGACGGCGTCAGCTACATCCAGCGTCCTTTCCCGATCGCGAGTGGCGACGAGGACGGCGACGGGCTGACCAACGACGACGAAATCAACGTCTACGGCACCGACCCGTTCAACGCGAACCCGGACGGTGACTTCTGGACCGACGATCTCGAGGTCAATGCCACCTACCCCGGTGATCCATTCGATGCCACGAGCTACCCGATCAACGTCGACGGCCTGTTCATTGATTTCAGCAGTGACGGCCAGACCGCCAACTTCACCCAGCAGGGCCCCGAGCACGACCTGCTCTATCAGCCGTTCCTCGCCAGCCATGAGGTCGACAGCAGCAACCAGACGGGAACCCAGCTCATCGTCGACCGCTCCGAGACCTTCTCCGTGCCCGGCTTCACCGGCGTGCCGAACGTCACGCTGAGTGTGGCCTACACCGACAGCTCCGCCTTCACCGGCTTCCCGAACACGATCAAGCAGATGATCGGCCGGGAAGACGTCGATGCCGCGGACTACGAAGGCAACAAGCTCGAACTGATGCGCGACTGGCTGGGGGTCGACCCCCGGAGCGGCTCGGGCGGCAACGGCGACGGCTCGCTCTACGGGCCCACCTACCTGCAACTCACCTTCAGCGGACTGCCGGCAGGCACTTATCAGTATCGCGGCTACCACCACGACACCCAGAACATCGGCGGTGATTTCGAGATCCTCATCACGGACCCGACCCGTGCCGCGAATTCCCTCGGGTCGTTCCGTATGACCGCGAGTGTGGCCGCAGGCACCGACTACCAGGCGATCAATCCCGGTGTCGGAAACGACCCGGACACCCTGTCGTCCACCGTCGAACTCCTGTTCAACTCCAACGGAGTCGATGACGTGGTGCTGGTCTACGCGGTTCTCGAGGATCCAGCGACCTTTACCCGTTCCTTCTTCGGCGTGAACGCCATCGAGCTAACGGAGGCCACCGACAGCGACGGCGACTTCATCCCGGACAGTGATGACCCGAACCCGGGATCCGACGACAATCTGATCGACGACGACGGTGACAACCTGAGCAACACCCGTGAGTGGAACCTCGGCACCGACTTCAACAACCCGGACTCGGACGGAGACGGCCTGAACGACGACGTCGAAACGAACACCAACATCTTCGTCGACGCCGGCAATACCGGATCGAGCCCGTTCCTGGCCGACTCCGACGGTGACGGCGCCAGCGATGGAGACGAAGTATCGGGAGGCTTCGACCCGAATGTCGCCAACGTCTTCTACATCCCGCCGGCCGGCACCGAGATCGTCTCGGACGACGGCGTCTGGACCTGGTTCAACGACGAGCGCGCCATCTGGCACCTCGGCAAGCTCTACACCGGCTACGTCGACTCCAACGGCTTTCCGGGAATCACCCAGTACGACCCGGTCACCATGGCTCTGAACCGCACCGTGCTCGGAACCCCTGCCGCCCAGCAGGTCGACGACCACAACAACCCGTCGATCACCGTGCGTCCCGACGGAACGCTACTCGTGATGTACGCCAAGCATGGAGTAGAGCAGGTCTACTACTGGCGGACATCGCTGGTCACCGAGCCTGCCGACATCGCCGACTGGGGTCCCGAAAATGCCTCGCCCGCGCAGGGAGCGAACGTGACCTACAACAACACGTTCCGCCTCAGCGGCGAGTCCGACCGGATCTACAACTTCAGCCGGATCACCAACTTCAACCCGACCGTCAGCTACTCGGATGACGACGGCGCGACGTGGACCGGACCGATCCACTTCATCGACACCGGCAACGGCGGCGTGCGGCCTTATCCGCAGACCGTCAGCAACGGCACCGACCGGATCGACATGATCTACACCGACGGCCATCCGGACTCGGTGAACTGCTCGATCTACCACTTCTACTACCAGAGTGGTGGAGTGACCCCGGGGGACGGCAGCGTCCTGCTCAGCGACGGCACCGTGCTCGATGCCGGCAGCGATCCGAAGACCTTCGCCGACATCGAGGGAGGTGACCCGATCGATCATGACGGCGACCAGGGCGACACCGCCGGTCCGGAGCGCGGCACGGTGGTGTATCAATACAACGCCGCGGCCTACGGCGGTGGCGACGACCTCGACGACTACCTGCCGACCGGCCGGGCGTGGACGTGGGACATCGACTACGACGGTGGTGGCAATCCGATCTGCGTCTTCCAGGTGCAGCTCAGCAATGTCACCGGAGCCGGTGGCCACCTCGGCGACCGCATCTACTACTACTACGCCCGTTGGACCGGGACCGAGTGGCAGAAGCGGCTCATCTCACAGGGTGGCCGCCCGATCTACAGCTCGCAGCGCTGGTATGGTGGCGGGATCACGATCGATCCGGATGATCCGAATGTCGTCTACATCTCGTCGAACAGCGTCGACCCGACCGACCTGACCTTCAACGGCAGCGCGACCGGGGCGACGGGCGACCCCTACCTGACCAACACCACCCTGAACACCGATGACCGCTACGAAATCTGGCGCGGTGTCACGGCGGACGGCGGTCTGACCTTCACGTGGGAGCAGATCACGGTCGACTCCGACTTCGACAACCTGCGGCCGATCGTTCCGGCGAATCACGGCTACGACCGCCACGCGCTGTGGTTCTACGGGGAATACAATACGTTCCAGAACTACAGCACCGCGGTCGTCGGCCTGTTCGAAAACGTCACCACCGAACTGAAAATCACCGACTTCGGCTTCGTCGGGGGCAATCCCGCGAACGACTTCTACATCGATGTCGAAGGCGGCGTGGCCGGGCGCAAGGTGACCTCCTCGGACAACCTGAGCGATCCGTTCACCGACGTCCCGACCACCGACGATGCGGCCAACCGGTTCTTCATCAGTCCGGCGAACCGAAACGCGATCAAGGACTTCTTCCGGGTCGAGGACCAGTAGCCTTCGGATCCGGTTCGGGCAGCGGGGCGCACGGGGTTTTCCCGTGCGCCCCTTTTCGTATCCACCCGGCGCACTTCGACGTTTGATATCCGCGAATACACGAAGGTATCCCTCAAGATAGGTCGCGCTCATCGAGTAGTTTGGGGGTTATGAAACCAATCCACCAGACTTTCGCCGCCGTCGGCGGCCTCGCACTTCTCGCGACCTCCGCGGTCCAAGGCGCAGACATCCCGGATCCGGACGGCAAGCCGGCCGACATGACCAAGCCGGTTCAGGTCTTCATCCTGATGGGCCAATCCAACATGGTCGGCGCCGGCAAGGTGAAGGGCGACAAGGAAGGCACGCTCGAGTTCGCCGTGAAAAACGAGAACCTCTACCCTTTCCTGGTCGATGACGCCGGAGCGTGGACGACCCGTCAGGACGTCCGCTACGTCCGCTACATGACCGGCCGGATGCTGAAGAACGACTGGATGTCGGTTTCCGAAGGCAAGATCGGTCCGGAACTCGGCATCGGCGCCCAGCTCGGCACCGCGATGGAGGAGCCGGTGATGGTACTCAAGAGCTGCATCGGCAACCGCAGCCTCGGCTGGGACCTCCTGCCTCCGGGCAGCAAGGGCTACGACTTCACCGAAACCGACAAGAAGACCGGCAAGGAAGTCACCTACACCTACGCCGGCTACAAGGAGTCGCCGCTGCGCTGGGAAAAAGGCAGCGAGCCCGAGCCAATCGGCTGGTACGCCGGCAAGCAGTGGGACACCGACATCGCCGACGCCAAGAAGGTGCTCGAAGATTTCAACACCTACTACCCGGATGCCAAGGGCTATGAGGTCGCCGGCTTCTTCTACTGGCAGGGTGACAAGGACCGCTACAACCTGGCCCACGCGACCAAGTATGAGGAAAACCTGGTGAACTTCATCAAGGCGCTCCGCGAGACCTTCGACGCGCCCGACGCCAAGTTCGTCTGCGCGACGCTCGGTCAGGCCGAGAAGGGCAAGGCGACCGGCAACGACGCGCTGATCCTTGAGGCCCAGCTCGCGGTTGATGGTGAGTCCGGCAAGCACCCGGAGTTCAAGGGCAACGTCGCCACCGTCTATACCAACCCGATCTCGCAGGGCGGAGCTTCGAACGGTCACTACGGCGGCAACGCCAAGACCTACATGGACGTCGGCCTCGCCATGGGTGAGGCGATGGTCAAGCTGCTGAAGGACTGATTCCGACCCTCTCCATCGGCCCGGCTCGCGTGCTTTCGCGAGGCCGGGCCGTTTCTTTTTCGGGGTGGTCTGAAAGGGGGCTCCTCCTTGGCATGAATGGGCGCCCGAAGGACGCCCCTCCTTGATCTCGGGATCGGATGCATTTGCCACCCTGTCCCGTTTCCGATAGACCCATGGTCAGATGAAGAAAGCGGTCTTCCTTTTCCTCCTCCCCGCGCTGGCCGAGGCAGCGCCCGTGATCAGTTCGTTCAACCCGCCGACCGCACCGACGACCGGCAACATCCAAGTGACGATCAACGGAACCGGGCTCGATGATAACGACCCTCCCTTGGGAAACGAAGACCCGACCGTGACGGTCGGCGGGCAGATGGCGACCATCATCGGCGACCCCTCCCCCAACCAGCTCACCTTTCTCCTACCGCCCGGCCAAGGAGCCAACGTCCAGGTCAAGGTCACGCTCGACGGCGAACAAGGCAGCGGGTTCTTTTCCTATCAGCCCCCCAGCATCAATGTCGGCGGAGTCAGCGGCTCGTCGCCCACCCAGGGCGGCGGCACCTTCACGATTACCGGCTCCAACTTCGGGCTCAACGGATCCGTCACGGTGGGTACGGGCGCCGCGAGCATCACCAGCTGGAGCCACGGCTCGATCACCGCACAGGCCCCGGCCGGTCAGGGGACCAATCTTCCTGTCACCGTGATCGCCGGCGGCCAGTCCAGCGGACCGACAGGACAGTTTTCCTACCAGCCCCCGACCATTGTCGGCGTCACCGCCGCCGCACTGCCAACCGCGGGCGGTGTCCCGGTCACGCTGAACGGAACGAACTTCGGCACGGTGGCGACCCTCGACTTCAACTCGGTCACGATCCCGGTCGACTCGCAGACCCAGAACACGCTCAGCTTCACCCTGCCGCCAGGCGAAGGATTCGACATTCCGGTGGAAGTGACGGTGGGCGGGCAGACCAGTCCGACCTTCGACTTCGACTACGACCCTCCCACCATCCTGGGCATCAGCCCTGCCACGGGTCCGTCCCCGGTGGCCACCGAGATCACGCTCACCGGTTCGAATTTCGGCCTGAGTCCGACCGTGATCTTCGGAGCCAGTGCCGGCGTGGTGGTTTCCAGCACCCACGAGGAAATCGTCTTCACCCGTCCGCCCGGCGAGGTTGGCAGCCTCGAAGTGGTTGTATCTGCCGCCGGCCAACTCAGTGACCACACGCATTTCCTTTCGACGCCTTTGACGAGCCCGCCGGGATACTACATCGATACGGTCAACGGCCAGATCGTGCCCGCCCCGCCAGGGCGCTACGCTCCGAATCCGGACATGACGACGGCCTTCGACGCACCCCCCGGTCACTACACGCCGGTCCCGGGCATGAGCCAGGCGATTCCGGCAAGTCCCGGCTACTACGTGAACATCATCGGATCTCCCGAGCAGTTCCCTGCACCCGCCGGCACCTATACCGATGCTCCGGGAAGTTTGACCCCGGATCCAGCCGACGCAGGCCACTACACCCCGGTCGACGGCATGCGGGCACAGATTCCGGCCGACCCCGGCTTCTACGTGACGAATTCCGGATCGGATCAGCAAACCCCCGCGCCGGCCGGCAGGTATGCGACGGGCCCCATGGCGACCATCGCCAACCTTGCGGAAGCGGGCACTTACGCTCCGATCGAAGGGATGCGCGACGCGATCCCGGCACCCGCCGGCACCTACGCATCCGCAGCCGGACTCACCAGCGTCTTGCCGGTCCCGCCGGGCTTCGAATCCACCGATGGCGCTTCCCTCACCCCTCTTCCGCAGATCCAGATCGTAGGTGCCGAGAAGCTGACGAGTGGCGACTTCGAACTCACTTTCTCGACCAACACCACCGACAACTACGGGATCTTCTACACCGAAGACCTCGTGAACTTCACCCTGATCCAAACGGTCCCCGGTACCGGGGCCGACGTGCAGGTCGCGGTGACTCCTCCGAACCCGGCCGCCACCCGGCGCTTCTGGGTCGTCGGACCGGTGCAGGTTCCGGCGAACTGATTCGCTCGGCATTGGCGGAAAGGATGCCCCCGGCCCGGCCGTTCCATCGGGCGTGATCCGATTCCATTCCGCCCTGCTGGGCTTCGCCTGCCTTTTCACGCCGATCTCGGCCCACGAGGTTCTTCCCGTGACCGACGAGCAAGCCGAGGAGTACAAGCTCGACCGCGACTTCTTCAAGAAGGGCACGATGGTCGAGGACATCCTGATCGCCACATCGGACAAGGTCTCCGACTACGCGCACCTTGAGGCGGCTTACCAGTTCGGCAAAATGATGACCAAGCTCAAGCCGGAGATTTCGAAACGGATCCGCGAGGGCGGCGTGCTGTGCATCTTGGTCGGCCACGACGAGCT is part of the Haloferula helveola genome and encodes:
- a CDS encoding BNR-4 repeat-containing protein, whose protein sequence is MKNLIFGLGAAGCLTLVSNSQTIYFVDADESNVLIGGAALNPGVNYTVPGRTNGDNLWGYDNDSNFANPTPTGGAVWEGSTNDNVDELSQTITGLTPGAIYVIYALGWTAGSTWDMAAGLTSGSLTDYRDGPAGEYFALGNRFTSYATPVVINQADIFGETKFFSPTIEVGEGNRAAYIVRLGVAVPPPSGEVTGYIDTYAGGERTWFDGLAYEELPPGDDEDGDGLTNSDEVNVHGTDVLNPDTDGDGFDDGTEVAAGKLPTDDTSFPDAAESKTYVDANTGNTTLADGTPYTPEPEGVPSPDNLWELRDSGGAGFGNDGSVYESCGDGGEDAPRLRTTITGLTAYKVYQVYGNFWGPNNATWRFEGSLDNPSGALTRFIGNDGFGSGFTHAPPINIGADGLGSFTDPPLDGHSDVNGFDDNLFFTNNAPNVLIEEGNRDLYLADLGFAFSGAAGEIDVYIDDFAGASSSNRTWYDGVSYIERTLIAGDDEDGDGINNGDELNGSLNGSFGSTPTNPFVADTDGDLISDADEMNAAPPTDPNDVASLPPGTDGDGDNLTAGTEQGLANPTDPTLADTDGDGFTDDEEVAFDPTGAVANDPNLVPDAAESKTYVDAQHTVPGTNGYTTLADGSPFTPEPESPDPAGNDNLWRLRDNAGAGFGNGTVYESNGNGNEDAPRLATVITGLTPNTVYQVYGNFWSAASQSWRLRAGFYDTAGDLEGFVGSHNSPSAMTSASPINRNADGLGSETAAPLDGNADINGFDGNSFFTNTTPLVLIEEGDRDLYEADLGFHVSNGSGEITVFVDDFVNGGGLSRTWYDGVSYIQRPFPIASGDEDGDGLTNDDEINVYGTDPFNANPDGDFWTDDLEVNATYPGDPFDATSYPINVDGLFIDFSSDGQTANFTQQGPEHDLLYQPFLASHEVDSSNQTGTQLIVDRSETFSVPGFTGVPNVTLSVAYTDSSAFTGFPNTIKQMIGREDVDAADYEGNKLELMRDWLGVDPRSGSGGNGDGSLYGPTYLQLTFSGLPAGTYQYRGYHHDTQNIGGDFEILITDPTRAANSLGSFRMTASVAAGTDYQAINPGVGNDPDTLSSTVELLFNSNGVDDVVLVYAVLEDPATFTRSFFGVNAIELTEATDSDGDFIPDSDDPNPGSDDNLIDDDGDNLSNTREWNLGTDFNNPDSDGDGLNDDVETNTNIFVDAGNTGSSPFLADSDGDGASDGDEVSGGFDPNVANVFYIPPAGTEIVSDDGVWTWFNDERAIWHLGKLYTGYVDSNGFPGITQYDPVTMALNRTVLGTPAAQQVDDHNNPSITVRPDGTLLVMYAKHGVEQVYYWRTSLVTEPADIADWGPENASPAQGANVTYNNTFRLSGESDRIYNFSRITNFNPTVSYSDDDGATWTGPIHFIDTGNGGVRPYPQTVSNGTDRIDMIYTDGHPDSVNCSIYHFYYQSGGVTPGDGSVLLSDGTVLDAGSDPKTFADIEGGDPIDHDGDQGDTAGPERGTVVYQYNAAAYGGGDDLDDYLPTGRAWTWDIDYDGGGNPICVFQVQLSNVTGAGGHLGDRIYYYYARWTGTEWQKRLISQGGRPIYSSQRWYGGGITIDPDDPNVVYISSNSVDPTDLTFNGSATGATGDPYLTNTTLNTDDRYEIWRGVTADGGLTFTWEQITVDSDFDNLRPIVPANHGYDRHALWFYGEYNTFQNYSTAVVGLFENVTTELKITDFGFVGGNPANDFYIDVEGGVAGRKVTSSDNLSDPFTDVPTTDDAANRFFISPANRNAIKDFFRVEDQ
- a CDS encoding sialate O-acetylesterase, yielding MKPIHQTFAAVGGLALLATSAVQGADIPDPDGKPADMTKPVQVFILMGQSNMVGAGKVKGDKEGTLEFAVKNENLYPFLVDDAGAWTTRQDVRYVRYMTGRMLKNDWMSVSEGKIGPELGIGAQLGTAMEEPVMVLKSCIGNRSLGWDLLPPGSKGYDFTETDKKTGKEVTYTYAGYKESPLRWEKGSEPEPIGWYAGKQWDTDIADAKKVLEDFNTYYPDAKGYEVAGFFYWQGDKDRYNLAHATKYEENLVNFIKALRETFDAPDAKFVCATLGQAEKGKATGNDALILEAQLAVDGESGKHPEFKGNVATVYTNPISQGGASNGHYGGNAKTYMDVGLAMGEAMVKLLKD
- a CDS encoding sigma-70 family RNA polymerase sigma factor; this translates as MTPEQEEQFVHLIADHQGVIRSFIISLLPGAPGVDDVIQETNSVIWRKRDSFELGTCFKSWALTVARFQAMSYRTSLRTRRWVTLDENAAELVADEMEDLLSKPGEEGRLAALHCCIGKLKDKERELIQHRYWHKTRLQDFAVSTGHSVGVLKVQLFRIRAALKKCIERELGSDDGPVAT
- a CDS encoding IPT/TIG domain-containing protein, giving the protein MKKAVFLFLLPALAEAAPVISSFNPPTAPTTGNIQVTINGTGLDDNDPPLGNEDPTVTVGGQMATIIGDPSPNQLTFLLPPGQGANVQVKVTLDGEQGSGFFSYQPPSINVGGVSGSSPTQGGGTFTITGSNFGLNGSVTVGTGAASITSWSHGSITAQAPAGQGTNLPVTVIAGGQSSGPTGQFSYQPPTIVGVTAAALPTAGGVPVTLNGTNFGTVATLDFNSVTIPVDSQTQNTLSFTLPPGEGFDIPVEVTVGGQTSPTFDFDYDPPTILGISPATGPSPVATEITLTGSNFGLSPTVIFGASAGVVVSSTHEEIVFTRPPGEVGSLEVVVSAAGQLSDHTHFLSTPLTSPPGYYIDTVNGQIVPAPPGRYAPNPDMTTAFDAPPGHYTPVPGMSQAIPASPGYYVNIIGSPEQFPAPAGTYTDAPGSLTPDPADAGHYTPVDGMRAQIPADPGFYVTNSGSDQQTPAPAGRYATGPMATIANLAEAGTYAPIEGMRDAIPAPAGTYASAAGLTSVLPVPPGFESTDGASLTPLPQIQIVGAEKLTSGDFELTFSTNTTDNYGIFYTEDLVNFTLIQTVPGTGADVQVAVTPPNPAATRRFWVVGPVQVPAN